Below is a window of Betaproteobacteria bacterium DNA.
CACTAAGTGAGCCCTCCTACACGCCATATAAGCCGCACTGACCCGTCGCCATCATGACTCGGGGACCCGCCTGGGTTTATTGTCGCCCTGTGGCCAATCAAATTCAGTTCGCATGGGGGCATCGGAAATGCTATCGAACCCTAGCAGCCTTGCACCGCCGTCTCCGAGGCCCTCACATGATCGAACATCCTAAGCCGCCGTTTCCCAGACAGCAGCAGCCGATGCCGGGCCGCACCAAGGCCATGCAACCGGTCCCTGATCATGGCGAAAACAGTTATCGCGGATCGGACAAACTCGCGGGCAAGCGCGCCTTGATCACCGGTGCCGACAGCGGGATCGGGCGCGCAGTCGCTATCGCGTACGCTCGAGAAGGCGCGGACGTGCTGCTGTCTTACCTTAATGAGCACGAGGATGCCGCGGAGGCTAAGCGCCTGGTCGAGTCCGCCGGACGCAAGGCAGTGCTCTGCGCCGGCGACATTCAGTATGCCGACCATTGCCGCCACCTGGTGCAGCAGGCGGTCGACGAGCTGGGCGGAATTGACATCCTCGTCAATAACGCCGCCCATCAGGCGAGCTTCAAGGAGATCGGCGACATCTCGGATGAGGAATGGGAGCTCACCTTCCGCGTCAACATCCACGCGATGTTCTACCTGACCAAGGCCGCGGCCGCGCACATGCGCTCGGGCAGTGCCATCATCAACACGGCCTCCGTCAACGCGGACACGCCCAATCCGACCCTACTGGCATACGCCACGACAAAAGGCGCCATCCAGAACTTCACCGCAGGACTGGCGCAATTGCTCGCCGGCAAGGGCATCCGCGTCAACGCGGTAGCCCCCGGGCCCATCTGGACGCCGCTGATCCCGTCGACGCTGTCCGAGGAGGCCGTCGCCGACTTCGGCAAACAGGTGCCGATGCAGCGCCCGGGCCAGCCCGCGGAGCTGGCGACGGCCTACGTGCTGCTGGCGGATCCGCTGTCGAGCTATATTTCCGGAGCGACCATCGCAGTGACTGGCGGTAAACCGATCCTGTGACTTAACTTGCGAACTTGCGGGCGGACGCCGCTCACGGCAACAACGAGCGAGATGGTCCGCTGTTTGCTACTGCACTTCCTGGCTCTCGTGTGGAGTCTGGCTATATCAAGAGAAAGGCGCCATGGACGCGCTCGAGAACTACCTCCGCGCGTATGCGGCATACGACGGTATCGATGGGGCATCTGCGCGAGGATTGTCAGTGCGGCCGTGCTGCGGCATGCGGACACGGACGTAATTGCCGGGCAACCCGCGCCCGCCGACCATCCAAGCGATCGCACGGCCACAAGGCAACCGCTCACAACAAACCATCCCTATCCAACAGTACCCTATTGATGGCGAAGGCGGCTTTTGCCCCCTCTGCGGCTGCGACTGCAACCAGCTGCACGTCGCGGGTTGCATCGCCAGCCACGAACAGTCCGGGGATCTCCGTTTTGACGTCATGTTCACCCGTGTCCACACCGCCACGCGCAGTCATTCGGCAACCCAAGCGTGAGGCTAGTTGCGAGCACTGATGCTGGGCCGTATTGAAAAAGAGAGCGTCACACGGCACCGATGTACCGTCATTGTGGACGAGACGTTTCAGCCATCTGCCTTCCCCCTCGAGACGTAGGATTTTTCCCTCGCGGATGGAAATATTCTGTTTTGTCATCCGAGCCTGCATGGCAGGAGAAAGACCTGCGGGGCCATTACTAAAAAGCTGGACATCAGCGGACCACTGCTTCAGCATCAATGCCAATCCACCTCCCTTTTCGTCTCCGCTGCCGAAGGCTCCAATTCTTTTATCGCGCCATTCCCAGCCATCGCAGTAGGGACAGTGATGGACGCTATGACCGTAGAGCGGTTGTATACCCTCGATGTCCGGTAGATGGTCGATCACGCCCGTCGCCAATAGTATGCAATGAGCGCAGACTTGCTGGTCGCCGCGCAGCCGGGCCTGAAACAGATTTCCCGCGAAAAGCACGTCGACCACCTCGTCGTCAATCGAATGAATGGTCGAATAGGGGCGCAGTTGCGACCGGGCAATTTCGAGAAATTCTTGCGGGGATATCCCGTCTCTCGTAAGAAAACCATGCATGCGAGCCGCAAACCGGTTGCGTTGGCTAAGGGCATCTATTAGCAGCACACTGCGGCGACACCGACCCAAGATTAGTGCGGCACTTAGCCCCGCGGGACCGCCACCAACGATGATCGAGTCCCAAACTTTTATCATCGTAGCCGCGACCTCGTTGGAATGAATGGCTAGGGAATCGAAATGTACGCCGCTTCCGAGCGAGGAGTGAGGCAAATATGACCTCCACCGGAGCTAAGCAGTCCGCACGCCATATACCTGGCGGTGTGCACTTCGCAAGACACAGGCAATTATTCAATCCCGACTTAGTCACATCTCATCAAGGGCATTGTCGAAGAAGGCACCAAGGAGTCCGGGCCAGAACTGCAAATTCAATGGCAAATGCCGCAGGAGGGTTTAACCGCGACCGTTGCGTCCCAGACCGATGCGCTGAAAGCCGCTGCCGCCATTTGAGAAATGGAACTGGGCGAGCGGCAAAGCGCTATTCAATCGTCCCTGGAGCAGTCGCTGCTGGAGTTCTACGACGAGCACAGCAATAAGGAGCAGTTGCATTGCACTAGCCAGACATATCGCTTCCGCCATGCTGCAGCCTTTCAGACCCCCCAGCCCGCCTGCCGAGGGCGTATGGCTCGGGCCTTGACCGCGGACGCAAATCAGCAAAAGCCTCTTGGATGCTCTGCTGAGCGATGCCGCTGACTAACATGACTCCAGGCGTTGAATCAGCCATTGGCGATGGTCGACATCAGGATGACGACCGTTTCGTGATCGCCGCCGATAGCACCGCTGATTAATGAGCTTCGCGGAGCGCGGTCCAGTTGGAACAATCCAAAACCCTGCGTAACTTCAGTCCATCGTGCCATTTCATGCGAGATACTATGCTTTGCCGTACACACTGTCATTTCATACAGACCCCGGCACGGCGTTTGCAAAGAGTTGTCGCATTGGATCCGGGATTGCGAAGGAGACGGCAGATGACCGACGAGCAGACACAGACCCACGCGGACGAAAGCAACATGGAAAAGGACCCAGACCAGTGGGTGACGGGTGACGAGCCAATGACCGGCGCCCAGCGCTCCTATCTGAAGACGCTTTCGGAAGAGGCAAAGGTCCAATTCGACGACAAGCTGACAAAGGCGGAAGCGTCTAAGCGTATCGACGAGCTACAGGCAAAAACGGGGCGTGGCAAGACCGAGCAAAACGGCAGCGAGGAACGGGGCCTCGTCAGCCCTGATCCCACCGGTAATCCAGGCTCACTCGGGAAGCAGCAGGAGGCGATGCCGAAAGGTGCTCCGAGCTCGGCGTGACCGCTTCGCAATAGCCTGCGGCAGTGTCATCTCGTTGCTTCTCCGATGGGCCTCGAGATCGGTGACGGCGTAGTTGTCCCGTCCTTCCAACGCCACACCACCCCACCCATGATCTTCCTCTCCGGAGATGGCCTAAGAACTTCAGTTCCGATCCCGGCACCGAACCCATGATGATCCGCGATCTCGAAGAAGCGGCGATAGGACAGCTTCTCTCGGGCGAGACGCCACCAGGCGAGACGCCACGACTGTGCCTCGTGAAGCTTATGCAGGGCGGTCTTGTCGCCATTGATCGCTTCAAGCGCTCGGTCCAGGGCGGTAACGAAAGCCGCTCGGGAAGCATGCTCAGCGAGGAGCTCGTCCAACTCCTCCCCGTCGGTTGGAGCCGCCGTCAGGAAGCGGCGGATGAGGTTTTCGCGCTCCTCATGATCTAGGAAAGAGAAGACGTGGCTCAGCGTCCGTGGATCCAGCGGAAGCTGGTAGCCAGAGGCGTCGAAGCGCAGTTGGTTGCGGGTCTCGTCGAACACGACGGATAGGTCGCCGTCGCGCAAGGCCGCGCCATAGGGCTTGCCAAGCGTGGGAATGAGGATCTTCTCGGCTTCCCAAGAGATATCGAAGGTTTGAGCGTAGCGGCTCTCAGATCCCCAGCGCAGCACATCCTCCCACCACGGGTTCTTTGGAGAAACGCCCATGTGGTTCGGCACGAAGTCGAGGATGAGCCCGAGGTCGTGACCCCTCAGCGCGTCGCTCATAGCGTTGAAGCCGGCATCGCCGCCGAGTTCCTCCTCGAAGCGGTTATAGTCAACGACGTCGTAACCATGTGTCGAGCCCGGCGCCGCCGCGAAAACCGGAGAGGCGTAGAGATGGCTGACGCCGAGCGTCTGCAGATAGGAAACAAGGTCCTCAGCTTGCTCAAAGTCGGTGCCCTCGCGAAACTGCAGGCGATAGGTAGCGACGAGCTGTTTGCTCAAGAGCATTCCGGTCTCTCCTCGCGCACAGCGCGGGCGATCGTCTGGAAGCGGGGATCGGCGGCAAGATTCTCAACCGTCACGTCCGAGCGGATGCGCCAGTTCGGGTATTCATCCGTGGTGCCCGGGAGATTCGGCTGCCGAGGAGAGAGAACCGCGTCCTCCAGCTGCACGGCGAACATCAGCGATCGCGCGCGCGCGCCGAAGCGGTGGATCGCTGCGGCAAGATCCTCCGCCAAGACAACGGGCATGGGCCGCTCGCGGGACAGGATGTCGGCGTATTCGGACGGGAGGAGGCCTTCGCGGTCCAGCGCAGCCAGGAGCGCGGTGCGGTCCCGCTCTCGATCCTGCAGTTCGCGCTCCGTCGCCGCCTCCGTCTGCCGTCCGGTCTCGGCGCGAAGTGTGATGTCGCTCGCGGTCCACCAACCGGAAAGGGTCGCGAGGTCGTGCGTGGAGATGCAGGCGAGCGCGAGCTCCGGATACTGCGCTGGCGGGACGAACTGACCCGTCTTGCCGCGCTCGAAATAGAGCACCCGGTAGGAAAGGATGTTCGCCGCCTCCATTGCCGGGCAGAAGCCTTCGGGCACCGTGCCAAGATCCTCTCCGATGACGATGCATCCGTTCACCTCAGAGGCCTCTGCAACGGTGTCGATCATAGCGCCGAGCGGATAGCAGACATAACCGCCGCCGGCCGCCGTGCCGCTGGCGGGGATCCACCAGAGGCGGGCAAGACCCATGGCGTGATCGATGCGCATCGCGCCCGCGTGTCGCATCGAGGCAGCGTAGGCATCGGCCAGCGGCTTGTACTTGCGCGCGGCGAGCACCCCTGGTGACAGAGGAGCGAGACGCCAGTCCTGGCCCTCGGAGTTATGCAAGTCCGGCGGCGAGCCGACGCGCGCATCGCGCACCGTGAGATCGGGATCGGCCCAAGTGTCAGCTCCGTCCGGAGCCACGCCGACGGCGAAATCGAGATAGAGGCCGATCCGCATGCCGGCCGCCTTGGCGCGGGCGTGCGCGTGTGCGAGCTGCTGATCGGCGATGAATTGCAGCCATTCATGGAAACGGACGTCGTTCTCGTGCTCGCCCTCGAAACGCGCTACCGCTTCGCCCTGGCGATGTTGCAGATCTCCAGGCCAACCATGCCAGCCGGCATGGCCTCCCGCACGCACCTCATGGGCGGAAATCGCCTCGAACAGCGCGAACGAACGCAGGCTGTCGTGGTTCTTCTTTCGAAAAGCCTCCAAGCCGTCTTCGGTCTCGCCGTCGCGTTGGTCGAAGAGGCGGCGGAGCAGGCGGCCCTTCAGCGAGGCGGCGGCGCCGTACTCGACGAGGTCGCCGTCAAGGCGAACGAACGCGCCCGCGTCCTCCTCGCGCAAGTCGCGGATTGCCCGTTTGCCGCCGCGAAGCTGATCGACGGCGATGTAGAGCGGGTTGAGAAATCGGCGTGTCGAAGGTGAATACGGGCTGATGCGACTCAGATCGGCGAGAAAAAGGGCATGGAGCGGATTGACGCCGACAAACGCCGCCCCCGCCTCGGCCGCTGTCTCGGTAAGTTGCGCCAGATCCTCGAAGTCGCCGATCCCGAGGTTGCGGCTCGAGCGCAGACCGTAGAGCTGGCAGGTCAACCCCCAGGCGCGACGATCGCGAACACCTTTCGGCAGGACGCAGCGGCGCGCCGCCTCGTGCTGCTTGCTCGCGAAATCACCCGTCTCGCCGGTTTGCGGATCGACGTTGAGAACTTTCAGAAGCGCTCGCTTGGCCTCATCCGAGATATCCGTCGGCTCATCGTGCTCGGAGGTATAGCGGGTCTGGATGCCATGGCTCCTTGCCAGGTCGTCGAGACGGTCAGACATCGTCGGACCCTTCGACCAGGGGCGAGCGGGCCAGGAGAAAAGCCGCAGTCCAGGCCGCGAGCTTTCCGTTCCGTAGCTCCTCCAGGGCGGCCTTGTGGTTCGAATAGACAAGCTCGACTTGGTCAATCTCGCCCGAGAGGCGCCCGCTCCCGATCTGCCAGATCTTGTCATCGAGATTGGCGAAGAGGTGATAGATCTTATTGTTCTGAAGGTTCCACGTGACGGCGAATGCGCGCCCATCCACGAATGCGGAGCCGCAACAGCCCCTAGCCTTCTCCAGGAGCGGCATGAGCACCGCGCGCCGGGTGTTGAGCAGCTCCTCCGTCACCTGCAGTCGGCGCCGTTGGATCGGACGCGAAATCTGTGACCAATCCAGCTTCGAGGCTAGAAAGGTGGCCTCACTATTTGGATCGGGAAAGGCCTCAGCGGCACGCTCGTCCTGGAAAATGGAGAAGTTCTTGAACTCCTCCTTACGTCCCTTGGACACTGCCTCGCCGAGCTCGCCATGGAAGTCGGTGAAGAAGCAGAAAGAGTTGGCGTCGCCGAACTCATCGCCCTGAAACATAAGCGGGATCTGCGGCGACAGGAGGAGGATCGCATGCATACAGTCGTAGGCGCGTGCCGAGCTTAATGAGCGAAGCCGGTCCCCGAACGCACGGTTGCCGATCTGATCGTGGTTCTGAATGAAATGGACGAAGGCCGTCGGCGGTAGGTGCGCGGAGCGGTCTCCGACCTCGCGCTCGCGATGCTTGGAATACTGTCCCTGAAAGACGAAGCCCGTCGCCAGGGCCCTCGCGATCTGCCCGGCGGTGTCGATCTCGTAGTCCTGGTAATACGCTTCCTGCTCATTCGTCGCGATCACATGGGCGGTGTGGTGGAAGTCATCGTTCCACTCGCCGGAGACGAGAGAGATGGAGGCTTGGTCATTGCGCTCTATATGCCACGTAATGTTGCGTTCGTCCTCGGTGGTGATGTGGACGTGGCGGTCGATGATCAGCTCGCGCACGTGGGCGGCGATCTCCTTCACGAGCGGGACGTCGGTCGTGTCCTTGATCGAGTCGATGGCATCGAGCCTGAGGCCGTCGATCCGGTATTCGGTCAGCCAGTAGAGCGCGTTATCGATCATGAACCGGCGCACCGGCTCCTGGTCATAGGCGATGGCGGCGCCCCAGGGCGTCTGAATATCAGCGTGGAAGAACTCGGGCAGGTAGGATGGGATGTAGTTCCCGTCGGGGCCGAAATGGTTGTAGACGACGTCGAGGAAGACCATGAGGCCTATCTCGTGCGCGGCGTCGACGAGACGCTTCAGCCCTACTGCACCGCCATAGACTTCGTGCGGGCAATAAAGCAGCACGCCGTCATAGCCCCAGCCGTGGCGTCCGCCAAACTGGGCAACGGGCATCACTTCGATGGCGGTGATGCCGATCTTCTGCAGATGGTCGAGCTTGCCGATGACCGCGTCGAAGGTGCCCTCAAGCGTGAACGTGCCCGTGTGCAGCTCGTAGAAGACGGCCTCGTGCCATGGCCGACCCTTCCAGTCCGCTGTTTGCCATTGGTAGGCGTTAGGGTCGACCAACTTGGAGCGCCCCGTGGACGTTCCCCATCTGCGCGCGTGCGGCAGGATCTGGCACGACGTTGCCCCCATCGACCCGAAAGCCATAGCCCGAGCCGGGCTGTAGGTTGCCGGTCGTGAGATCCCACCAACCGCCCTCGCCTTTCTGCATGAGCATTGACTCGTCGGCCTGTTCCGGGCCGGATACGAGTTCGACCGCTTGGGCGCCAGGCGCCCATATTCGAAAGCGTGTACCCGCCTTGGAGTAATTTGCGCCCCAGCTCGATTCAAACGAGAAGGTCCTTCCGATCGTCATGCTTGCTCGCCGTACCCGTGCCCACTCAGGTCTTCGAAGGCACTTGGTCCTCCGGGACGTCCTGCGGCTCGGTGGCAAAGTGAACGCAGCGGATCGAGGCCTCCACGAATGCTTCCGAGATGTGAGCGAAGGCGCGTCGCGCAGCTGCCGTCGAGGCGTCACTTTCTGATGGCTCCAGAAGAAAGACCAGGAACGAGCGGCCGGTAGCCATGTACACGGAGCCAAACTCGAACGGCACCAGCTCCTCGCGCGCGGGTAGGTTGGTGTCGATGATGCAACGCCAGCGCTGCCCGCCCGGCGCCTCGGGAAGTGTGAAGTTCACGACGTCGTGGTGGGCGTTGAGGACGAGCAGCATCGTCGCGTCCGTGCCTGGCCGCCGGATACCTTCGGATTGCGCGCGCCCGTCGAGAAGCATGCCGAAGCAGCGCGCGGCTGAGTCGCTCCAGTTCTCTTCCGAGAACTCGATGCCGGCGGGCGTGATCCAGGCCACGTCCTTGACGCCTAGCTCCTCGTCGTAGATTCCCCGCAGGAAGCGCCCGCGTCGGAGCATAGGCAATGCCTGGCGGAGCATGATGAGCTTTTGGACGAACCCGGCGAGCTCGACCGCCTCGGGCGAGACGCGCCAATCGATCCAGCCAATCTCGTTGTCCTGGGCGTAGGCGTTATTGTTGCCGCTTTGCGTGCGGGCGAATTCGTCGCCGGCAAGGATCATCGGCGTGCCGCGCGAGAAAAGTAGGGTCGCGAAGAAGTTGCGAAGCTGCCGGAAGCGAAGCTCGTTCAGCTTCGGATCGTCGGCCGGTCCTTCGACGCCGTAATTGCAGGACAAATTATGCGAGTGGCCGTCCCGGTTGTCCTCGCCATTCGCCTCATTGTGCTTGTCGTTGTAGCAGACGAGGTCGTGTAGGGTGAATCCGTCATGAGCGGTGAGGAAGTTCACTGATGCCCAAGGCTTGCGGCCGCGCCTATCGAACACCTCGGCCGAGGCGCTGATTCGGGCGGCGACGGCCGGGACCTTACCTTCGTCGCCTCGCCAGAACGCACGCATCGTGTCGCGATAACCGTCGTTCCATTCCGCCCAGCCGGGCGGGAACCGACCGACCTGATAGCCGCCCGGACCGCAATCCCAGGGCTCGGCGATAAGCTTGACCTGAGAGAGTAGTGGGTCCTGCATGCACGCGTGGAGGAAGGAGGATTCCTCCGAGAAACCGATCGGCTCGCGCGCCAGGATCGTCGCCAGGTCGAACCGGAACCCGTCGACGCGCATTTCACCTGCCCAGTAACGAAGCGAGTCTGTGACCAGCTGCATCACGCGCGGATGCGAAGTGTTGACCGTGTTTCCGGTACCTGTGTCGTTTATGTAGTACCGCTTTTGGTCCGGGAGCAGCCGATAATAGGTGGCGTTGTCAATGCCCTTGAAGGACAAGGTCGGTCCCAGCTCGTTGCCCTCGGCCGTGTGGTTGTAGACCACGTCCAGGATCACCTCGAGCTCGGCATAGTGGAAGGCGGACACGAGTTCCTTGAACTCGTTGACAAAGGGGCTCGCGAGGTACCGCGGAGCCGGGGCGAAAAAGCCGATCGTGTTATAGCCCCAGTAGTTCCGCCGCCCCTTCTCCACCAGATAGCTGTCGTCCACGAAAGAGTGGATCGGTAGGAACTCCACCGACGTAACGCCGAGACTCTTGATGTAAGCGATAACGTCGGGGTTCATCAAACCCGCAAACTTGCCGCGGTCGGCCTCGCTGACGCACGGGTGGCGCTGAGTGAAGCCCTTGACATGGGCCTCATAGAAGATGACCCGCTCCCAGGAAATATTGGGCCGTCGCTCGTCGCCCCAGGTGAAGGCTGGGTCGATTACACGGGCCTTGGGCAGGAACGGGGCACTGTCGCGCTCATCGAAAGAAAGGTCGCCGTCCGGCGATCCGATCGTGTAACCGAAGAGCGCATGATCCCATCTAAGCTCGCCCGTGTGCTGTTTGGCGTAAGGATCGAGCAGCAGTTTGTTCGGGTTGAAGCGGTGCCCCGCGTCGGGCTCATAGGGTCCGTGAACGCGGTAGCCGTACACGAGGCCTGGACGGGCCTCCGGCAGATAGCCATGGAAGATCTCGTTGGTGTATTCCGGCAGCTGGATCCGCTCGACCTCCCGCTCGCCATGGATGTCGAAGACGCAGAGCTCGACCTTGGCGGCATTGGCCGAGAACAGCGCGAAGTTCACGCCGCGCCCATCCCAGGTCGCCCCTAGCGGAAACGGCCGCCCGCTTTCAATCCGGGTCCGGCGAAGACGCGGCTGGGCAAGTTTTTGAGGACGGGAAACATGTGAGACTGGAGCGTTCACTATCCACCTTCGCAAAGTCTGGGAGACGTATGCATCACCCCCTGCCCATACGATGTTGCCTAACGCATTGCCCTCAAACGCAGCGAGAACTCTCGCAACGCGAGTACGCCACTCTCTTCGGCACGGCGGCACCAGTCCTCGACGTGGCAAATTAGCTGGTCTTTGGTGAGACTGGAGCGTCGCCAGATTTCGGTCAAATCGACGCGCATCGTTTGGACCGTTGTCAAAGTCGGGCTCGCGGTGACAACAGACTCAATACGCAGCCTTTCCTCCGCGCTCAACTGATGGTCGTGGCTGCGAAGCCAACGCCGTATCGTCTTCCTGTCGATCGGTACCTTCGATTGAAGGCGAGCTGATTCCCGTAAACAGGTGGCTGCGACGGCTCGAGTGTAGGCCGCGAGGATCTCGTATCGATTCATCACGATTGCCTGCAGCGTTTCATGATCAATGCTATTTTTAGTCGCATCGCGTCGGACGCGTGGAGCGGTCTTCTTGATCGTCGCCAAGTTCAAAAAGCTCAGCATCCGTATGTAAATCCACCCCACGTCTATCTCCCACCACTTGTGCGATAGTCGGGCCGATGAGGGGTGCGCATGATGATTGTTGTGCAGTTCTTCTCCGCCGATGAGGACGCCCCAAGGCACAATATTGCGACTGGCTTCTTCGGTTTGGAAGGTCCGGTATCCCCAATAATGACCGAGGCCATTGATAACGCCCGCGGCGAACAAAGGAATCCAGATCATCTGAATCGCCCAGATGGTCAAGCCGATGGCACCGAAGAGCACGAGGTCGATTGCGAGCATCACGCCTAGGCCAAGTACGGTGTGCGGATGGTAGAGGTGGCGCTCGATCCAGTCGTCCGGCGTTCCTCGCCCGAACCGCTCGATTGTTTCCTGGTTTCTTGCCTCCAGTTTGTAGAGCTCAGCGCCCTGGAGGAGCACGCTCCGTAGGCCCTTTACCTGCGGACTATGAGGATCCTCCTCGGTATCGCAACGCGCGTGGTGTTTACGGTGGATGGCAGTCCATGCTTTCGTGCTCATTCCAGTCGTAAGCCAGAGCCAGAGGCGAAAGAAATGACCAGCGAACGGATGTAGATCGAGCGCCCTGTGCGCAGAGTGGCGATGCAGGTAGATCGTTACTGAGGCGATGGTGATATGGGTGAGGGCCAATGTGACAAGGACATAGCCCCACCAAGGCAACTCCAGAACACCGAGAT
It encodes the following:
- the glgX gene encoding glycogen debranching protein GlgX; the encoded protein is MNAPVSHVSRPQKLAQPRLRRTRIESGRPFPLGATWDGRGVNFALFSANAAKVELCVFDIHGEREVERIQLPEYTNEIFHGYLPEARPGLVYGYRVHGPYEPDAGHRFNPNKLLLDPYAKQHTGELRWDHALFGYTIGSPDGDLSFDERDSAPFLPKARVIDPAFTWGDERRPNISWERVIFYEAHVKGFTQRHPCVSEADRGKFAGLMNPDVIAYIKSLGVTSVEFLPIHSFVDDSYLVEKGRRNYWGYNTIGFFAPAPRYLASPFVNEFKELVSAFHYAELEVILDVVYNHTAEGNELGPTLSFKGIDNATYYRLLPDQKRYYINDTGTGNTVNTSHPRVMQLVTDSLRYWAGEMRVDGFRFDLATILAREPIGFSEESSFLHACMQDPLLSQVKLIAEPWDCGPGGYQVGRFPPGWAEWNDGYRDTMRAFWRGDEGKVPAVAARISASAEVFDRRGRKPWASVNFLTAHDGFTLHDLVCYNDKHNEANGEDNRDGHSHNLSCNYGVEGPADDPKLNELRFRQLRNFFATLLFSRGTPMILAGDEFARTQSGNNNAYAQDNEIGWIDWRVSPEAVELAGFVQKLIMLRQALPMLRRGRFLRGIYDEELGVKDVAWITPAGIEFSEENWSDSAARCFGMLLDGRAQSEGIRRPGTDATMLLVLNAHHDVVNFTLPEAPGGQRWRCIIDTNLPAREELVPFEFGSVYMATGRSFLVFLLEPSESDASTAAARRAFAHISEAFVEASIRCVHFATEPQDVPEDQVPSKT
- a CDS encoding DUF3072 domain-containing protein encodes the protein MTDEQTQTHADESNMEKDPDQWVTGDEPMTGAQRSYLKTLSEEAKVQFDDKLTKAEASKRIDELQAKTGRGKTEQNGSEERGLVSPDPTGNPGSLGKQQEAMPKGAPSSA
- a CDS encoding SDR family oxidoreductase, which gives rise to MIEHPKPPFPRQQQPMPGRTKAMQPVPDHGENSYRGSDKLAGKRALITGADSGIGRAVAIAYAREGADVLLSYLNEHEDAAEAKRLVESAGRKAVLCAGDIQYADHCRHLVQQAVDELGGIDILVNNAAHQASFKEIGDISDEEWELTFRVNIHAMFYLTKAAAAHMRSGSAIINTASVNADTPNPTLLAYATTKGAIQNFTAGLAQLLAGKGIRVNAVAPGPIWTPLIPSTLSEEAVADFGKQVPMQRPGQPAELATAYVLLADPLSSYISGATIAVTGGKPIL
- the malQ gene encoding 4-alpha-glucanotransferase is translated as MSDRLDDLARSHGIQTRYTSEHDEPTDISDEAKRALLKVLNVDPQTGETGDFASKQHEAARRCVLPKGVRDRRAWGLTCQLYGLRSSRNLGIGDFEDLAQLTETAAEAGAAFVGVNPLHALFLADLSRISPYSPSTRRFLNPLYIAVDQLRGGKRAIRDLREEDAGAFVRLDGDLVEYGAAASLKGRLLRRLFDQRDGETEDGLEAFRKKNHDSLRSFALFEAISAHEVRAGGHAGWHGWPGDLQHRQGEAVARFEGEHENDVRFHEWLQFIADQQLAHAHARAKAAGMRIGLYLDFAVGVAPDGADTWADPDLTVRDARVGSPPDLHNSEGQDWRLAPLSPGVLAARKYKPLADAYAASMRHAGAMRIDHAMGLARLWWIPASGTAAGGGYVCYPLGAMIDTVAEASEVNGCIVIGEDLGTVPEGFCPAMEAANILSYRVLYFERGKTGQFVPPAQYPELALACISTHDLATLSGWWTASDITLRAETGRQTEAATERELQDRERDRTALLAALDREGLLPSEYADILSRERPMPVVLAEDLAAAIHRFGARARSLMFAVQLEDAVLSPRQPNLPGTTDEYPNWRIRSDVTVENLAADPRFQTIARAVREERPECS
- a CDS encoding acyl-CoA desaturase, translating into MYLGVLELPWWGYVLVTLALTHITIASVTIYLHRHSAHRALDLHPFAGHFFRLWLWLTTGMSTKAWTAIHRKHHARCDTEEDPHSPQVKGLRSVLLQGAELYKLEARNQETIERFGRGTPDDWIERHLYHPHTVLGLGVMLAIDLVLFGAIGLTIWAIQMIWIPLFAAGVINGLGHYWGYRTFQTEEASRNIVPWGVLIGGEELHNNHHAHPSSARLSHKWWEIDVGWIYIRMLSFLNLATIKKTAPRVRRDATKNSIDHETLQAIVMNRYEILAAYTRAVAATCLRESARLQSKVPIDRKTIRRWLRSHDHQLSAEERLRIESVVTASPTLTTVQTMRVDLTEIWRRSSLTKDQLICHVEDWCRRAEESGVLALREFSLRLRAMR
- a CDS encoding FAD-binding protein, producing the protein MIKVWDSIIVGGGPAGLSAALILGRCRRSVLLIDALSQRNRFAARMHGFLTRDGISPQEFLEIARSQLRPYSTIHSIDDEVVDVLFAGNLFQARLRGDQQVCAHCILLATGVIDHLPDIEGIQPLYGHSVHHCPYCDGWEWRDKRIGAFGSGDEKGGGLALMLKQWSADVQLFSNGPAGLSPAMQARMTKQNISIREGKILRLEGEGRWLKRLVHNDGTSVPCDALFFNTAQHQCSQLASRLGCRMTARGGVDTGEHDVKTEIPGLFVAGDATRDVQLVAVAAAEGAKAAFAINRVLLDRDGLL